One part of the Rutidosis leptorrhynchoides isolate AG116_Rl617_1_P2 chromosome 1, CSIRO_AGI_Rlap_v1, whole genome shotgun sequence genome encodes these proteins:
- the LOC139866931 gene encoding uncharacterized protein — MNHNFRCNVSLTFLIIFIISLSSLTSARFFHTKPADEKMMKLYDEAINISGNSPIDLEELSSFNELMGTEECKNVDEECVKRRVLADAHLDYIYTQRHKP, encoded by the exons ATGAACCACAACTTCCGTTGTAATGTTTCTTTGACCTTCCTAATAATCTTCATTATTTCCTTATCTTCACTTACATCTGCTCGTTTCTTTCACACCAAACCAGCTG ATGAGAAAATGATGAAATTGTATGATGAAGCCATTAACATAAGTGGAAACTCACCTATTGACTTGGAAGAACTCAGTTCATTCAAT GAGTTGATGGGAACAGAGGAGTGTAAAAATGTAGATGAAGAGTGTGTAAAGAGAAGAGTTCTTGCAGATGCTCACTTGGATTATATCTACACTCAACGCCATAAACCTTGA